A genomic region of Kineococcus rhizosphaerae contains the following coding sequences:
- the fgd gene encoding glucose-6-phosphate dehydrogenase (coenzyme-F420), producing MSQTVDTHGQPLKLGYKASAEQFEPAQLADFAVQAEEQGLDSVWISDHFQPWRHVDGHAPSALVWLPWVAAKTSRVQLGTSVLTPTLRYNPAVVAQAFATLGVLAPGRAILGIGTGEALNEHAVGVDFPEVKERFARLREAVRLIKRLWSEERVTFEGDYYRLHDATVYDRPEVPVPIYVAGGGPGVTKYAGRAGDGYICTSGKGMDLYSETLLPALKEGLEASGRTEAQIDRTIEIKLSFDEDPAQALENTRFWAPLSLSAEQKSQVHDPIEMARLADELPIEQVAKRWIVASDPAEVAAQVQQYVDAGFTHLVFHAPGHDQSRFLTQFTADVVPLLRP from the coding sequence GTGAGTCAGACGGTGGACACGCACGGCCAGCCCTTGAAGCTGGGGTACAAGGCCTCCGCGGAGCAGTTCGAGCCCGCCCAGCTGGCCGACTTCGCCGTCCAGGCCGAGGAGCAGGGCCTGGACTCGGTGTGGATCTCCGACCACTTCCAGCCCTGGCGCCACGTCGACGGGCACGCCCCCTCGGCCCTGGTGTGGCTGCCGTGGGTGGCGGCCAAGACGTCGCGCGTCCAGCTCGGCACCAGCGTGCTGACCCCCACGCTGCGCTACAACCCCGCCGTCGTCGCCCAGGCCTTCGCCACCCTCGGCGTCCTGGCCCCCGGGCGGGCCATCCTGGGCATCGGCACCGGTGAGGCGCTCAACGAGCACGCCGTGGGCGTGGACTTCCCCGAGGTCAAGGAACGCTTCGCCCGCCTGCGCGAGGCGGTGCGGCTCATCAAGCGCCTGTGGAGCGAGGAACGGGTCACGTTCGAGGGCGACTACTACCGCCTGCACGACGCGACCGTCTACGACCGTCCCGAGGTGCCGGTCCCGATCTACGTCGCCGGCGGCGGGCCGGGGGTCACCAAGTACGCCGGGCGCGCCGGGGACGGCTACATCTGCACCTCCGGCAAGGGCATGGACCTGTACTCCGAGACCCTGCTGCCGGCCCTGAAGGAGGGTCTGGAGGCCTCGGGGCGCACCGAGGCCCAGATCGACCGGACCATCGAGATCAAGCTGTCCTTCGACGAGGACCCCGCCCAGGCGTTGGAGAACACCCGGTTCTGGGCGCCGCTGTCGCTGAGCGCGGAGCAGAAGTCGCAGGTCCACGACCCGATCGAGATGGCGCGGCTGGCCGACGAGCTGCCCATCGAGCAGGTCGCCAAGCGCTGGATCGTGGCCTCGGACCCGGCCGAGGTGGCCGCGCAGGTGCAGCAGTACGTCGACGCCGGGTTCACGCACCTGGTCTTCCACGCCCCCGGTCACGACCAGTCGCGGTTCCTGACCCAGTTCACCGCCGACGTCGTCCCCCTGCTGCGCCCCTGA
- a CDS encoding PLD nuclease N-terminal domain-containing protein: MIRFLPFAVEFALLVFCLVDRVQADSGRIRNLGKATWAFLVGLLPLVGGIAWLVAGRPEGPAPRGRCSPGSPEHERPDGPTPSQVDRRVREEQARVDAEFDAAVRRAKARRPSPGA, encoded by the coding sequence GTGATCCGCTTCCTGCCCTTCGCCGTCGAGTTCGCGCTCCTCGTCTTCTGCCTGGTCGACCGCGTCCAGGCCGACTCCGGGCGGATCCGGAACCTCGGCAAGGCGACCTGGGCGTTCCTCGTCGGCCTGCTGCCGCTCGTCGGCGGCATCGCCTGGCTCGTCGCCGGCCGCCCCGAGGGGCCTGCGCCGCGCGGCCGCTGCAGCCCCGGCTCCCCCGAGCACGAGCGTCCCGACGGACCCACCCCGTCCCAGGTCGACCGGCGCGTGCGCGAGGAGCAGGCCCGCGTCGACGCCGAGTTCGACGCCGCCGTCCGGCGCGCGAAGGCCCGCCGGCCCTCGCCGGGGGCCTGA
- a CDS encoding acetamidase/formamidase family protein, with the protein MHTLDDSVEVVEFTPTPEQYAWTFGGVAPVATVRPGTALKLWSDDAFCGRLRSVTDLPGASLQMPYVNPQTGPFFVEGAEPGDTLVLHVVDLEPARDWGASALIPFFGGLTSTDRTATLQDPLPERTWIYHLDSARGTIGVQLGETTLELPVEPMLGTVGVAPAAGEVRSSLVPDTFGGNMDTPELKPGTTVYLRVNVEGALFSLGDGHYRQGEGESCGTAVEGAMNSLVLVDLLKTPGPAWPRLESDTHWTVVGSSRPLEDAWRAGQVDAVGWIRELTGLDVLDAYQVLSQISEVPLANAVDVNYSVATKLPKRLLPTRRPAYDGIHDRLRALVR; encoded by the coding sequence GTGCACACCCTGGACGACAGCGTCGAGGTCGTCGAGTTCACCCCGACGCCCGAGCAGTACGCGTGGACCTTCGGCGGTGTCGCCCCCGTGGCCACCGTGCGCCCCGGCACGGCGCTGAAGCTGTGGAGCGACGACGCGTTCTGCGGCCGGCTCCGGTCGGTCACCGACCTGCCCGGCGCCAGCCTGCAGATGCCGTACGTCAACCCCCAGACCGGGCCGTTCTTCGTCGAGGGCGCCGAACCCGGTGACACCCTCGTGCTGCACGTCGTCGACCTCGAACCCGCCCGCGACTGGGGCGCCTCCGCGCTCATCCCGTTCTTCGGCGGTCTCACCTCCACCGACCGGACCGCGACCCTGCAGGACCCGCTGCCCGAACGCACGTGGATCTACCACCTCGACTCCGCCCGGGGCACCATCGGGGTCCAGCTGGGGGAGACCACCCTCGAACTGCCCGTGGAACCGATGCTCGGCACCGTCGGTGTCGCCCCCGCCGCGGGGGAGGTGCGCAGCTCCCTGGTCCCCGACACCTTCGGCGGCAACATGGACACCCCCGAGCTGAAACCCGGGACGACGGTCTACCTGCGCGTCAACGTCGAGGGCGCCCTGTTCTCCCTGGGGGACGGGCACTACCGGCAGGGCGAGGGGGAGTCCTGCGGGACCGCGGTCGAGGGGGCGATGAACTCCCTCGTCCTCGTCGACCTGCTCAAGACGCCCGGCCCGGCGTGGCCGCGCCTGGAGAGCGACACCCACTGGACCGTCGTCGGGTCCTCGCGCCCGCTCGAGGACGCCTGGCGCGCGGGGCAGGTCGACGCCGTCGGGTGGATCCGCGAACTCACCGGCCTCGACGTCCTCGACGCCTACCAGGTGCTCTCGCAGATCAGCGAGGTGCCGCTGGCCAACGCCGTCGACGTGAACTACAGCGTCGCCACGAAGCTCCCGAAGCGGCTGCTGCCCACCCGGCGTCCGGCCTACGACGGGATCCACGACCGGTTGCGCGCCCTGGTGCGCTGA
- a CDS encoding SDR family NAD(P)-dependent oxidoreductase produces MDLQLDGARVLVTGGTRGIGAAIVAEFLAEGADVAICARTGADVEVAVERAVGPGTLRGSVVDVSRREDVFAWVEESAAELGGIDVVVANVSAIAAANDVESWRLSLDVDLLGTVSLVDAALPHLRRSGAGAIVTIGSVSGREVDAFAGPYGTVKAALVAYTQGLAHQLAAEGIRANTVSPGNTYFDGGVWQLTERNDPEFFAEALALNPTGRMATPQEVARPVVFLSSPAASFVTGTNLVVDGALTRGIQL; encoded by the coding sequence GTGGACCTGCAGCTGGACGGCGCCCGCGTCCTCGTGACGGGCGGCACCCGGGGGATCGGGGCGGCCATCGTCGCCGAGTTCCTCGCCGAGGGGGCCGACGTGGCGATCTGCGCCCGCACCGGCGCCGACGTCGAGGTCGCCGTGGAACGGGCCGTGGGACCGGGAACCCTGCGGGGTTCGGTCGTCGACGTGTCCCGGCGCGAGGACGTCTTCGCCTGGGTCGAGGAGAGCGCCGCCGAACTCGGCGGGATCGACGTCGTCGTCGCCAACGTCAGCGCCATCGCCGCCGCGAACGACGTCGAGTCGTGGCGGTTGTCCCTCGACGTCGACCTGCTCGGCACCGTCTCGCTCGTCGACGCCGCCCTGCCCCACCTGCGCCGCTCCGGAGCCGGGGCGATCGTCACCATCGGCAGCGTGTCCGGTCGGGAGGTCGACGCCTTCGCCGGGCCCTACGGCACCGTCAAGGCCGCGCTCGTCGCCTACACGCAGGGCCTGGCGCACCAGCTGGCCGCCGAGGGGATCCGCGCCAACACCGTCTCCCCGGGGAACACCTACTTCGACGGTGGCGTGTGGCAGCTCACCGAACGCAACGACCCGGAGTTCTTCGCCGAGGCCCTCGCGCTGAACCCCACCGGGCGGATGGCGACGCCGCAGGAAGTGGCCCGGCCCGTGGTGTTCCTGTCCAGCCCGGCGGCGAGCTTCGTCACGGGCACCAACCTCGTCGTCGACGGCGCCCTGACCCGGGGGATCCAGCTGTGA
- a CDS encoding NADase-type glycan-binding domain-containing protein translates to MPTTTTCSSCRAGMREADRFCWTCGEPRDAAPDRLEVVHAPGAQDGHPGGRRSWPVLAVFTVALVAAVGVSGWWLVKPSDTATTAAAASPSPPRAGAQAASPVATTPAPASPAPTPTPTPTPTASYAVGPVVPSGVQAPRTSPDSADAGGRTTSYAAANLLDQDPATAWRTEGNATGSTLTFSFAGTVRLTEVGLVNGFAKVDPYDGTDRYAQGRRITSVTWTFRTAAGPLQVTQQLQDGDRGLQRLTVTPVEVTSVDLTIDGVTSPGAGGRFDRTAISDVAFANA, encoded by the coding sequence GTGCCGACCACCACCACCTGCTCGTCGTGTCGGGCGGGGATGCGCGAGGCGGACCGCTTCTGCTGGACCTGCGGGGAACCCCGGGACGCGGCACCGGACCGCCTGGAGGTCGTCCACGCCCCCGGGGCGCAGGACGGGCACCCGGGTGGGCGCCGTTCCTGGCCGGTGCTCGCGGTGTTCACGGTGGCGCTGGTCGCGGCCGTGGGCGTCTCCGGGTGGTGGCTGGTGAAACCGTCCGACACGGCCACGACCGCGGCGGCCGCGAGTCCGTCGCCCCCGCGGGCCGGTGCGCAGGCCGCCTCCCCCGTGGCCACCACCCCGGCGCCCGCCTCACCCGCTCCGACGCCCACCCCCACCCCCACCCCCACGGCGAGCTACGCCGTGGGCCCGGTCGTCCCGTCGGGCGTGCAGGCACCGAGGACCTCCCCCGACAGCGCCGACGCGGGCGGGCGCACCACCTCCTACGCCGCAGCCAACCTGCTCGACCAGGACCCGGCAACGGCGTGGCGCACCGAGGGGAACGCCACGGGGTCGACGCTGACGTTCTCCTTCGCCGGCACGGTCCGCCTCACCGAGGTGGGACTGGTGAACGGTTTCGCCAAGGTCGACCCGTACGACGGCACCGACCGCTACGCCCAGGGCCGGCGCATCACGTCGGTGACGTGGACGTTCCGGACGGCTGCCGGCCCGTTGCAGGTGACGCAGCAGCTGCAGGACGGCGACCGGGGCCTGCAACGGCTCACCGTCACCCCCGTCGAGGTGACGTCGGTGGACCTGACGATCGACGGCGTCACCTCGCCCGGCGCCGGCGGCCGGTTCGACCGCACCGCGATCAGCGACGTCGCGTTCGCGAACGCCTGA
- the glnA gene encoding type I glutamate--ammonia ligase, with translation MFSNAQEVVDFIAREDVKFVDIRFCDLPGVMQHFTVPASTVDVDALSEGQMFDGSSIRGFQAIHESDMKLIADPTSAFIDPFRKEKTLVINHSIVDPFTDEAYSRDPRNIAAKAEAYLKTTGIADTVFFGPEAEFYIFDDVRFETNQRESYYHIDSIEAAWNTGRKEEGGNLGYKTRYKGGYFPVAPIDHFSDLRDEMVVELEKAGLTVERAHHEVGTAGQAEINYKFDTLKNAGDQLLLFKYIIKNVALRNGHTVTFMPKPLFGDNGSGMHCHQSLWKDGEPLFYDEKGYGGLSDLARWYIGGLLHHAPSLLAFTNPTVNSFHRLVPGYEAPVNLVYSARNRSACIRIPITGNSPKAKRIEFRVPDPSANPYLAFAAQLMAGLDGIKNRIEPADPVDKDLYELPPEEHANIKTVPYDLGSVLDALEADHDYLLEGGVFTADLIETWIDYKRTNEIDPIRLRPHPHEFELYYDI, from the coding sequence ATGTTCAGCAACGCCCAAGAGGTCGTCGACTTCATCGCGCGCGAGGACGTGAAGTTCGTCGACATCCGGTTCTGCGACCTGCCGGGTGTCATGCAGCACTTCACCGTCCCCGCCAGCACGGTGGACGTGGACGCCCTGTCCGAGGGCCAGATGTTCGACGGGTCCTCGATCCGCGGCTTCCAGGCCATCCACGAGTCGGACATGAAGCTCATCGCGGACCCGACGTCGGCCTTCATCGATCCTTTCCGCAAGGAGAAGACCCTCGTCATCAACCACTCGATCGTGGACCCGTTCACGGACGAGGCGTACAGCCGCGACCCGCGCAACATCGCGGCCAAGGCCGAGGCGTACCTGAAGACCACCGGCATCGCCGACACCGTCTTCTTCGGCCCCGAGGCCGAGTTCTACATCTTCGACGACGTGCGGTTCGAGACGAACCAGCGCGAGTCCTACTACCACATCGACTCCATCGAGGCCGCGTGGAACACCGGCCGCAAGGAGGAGGGTGGGAACCTCGGGTACAAGACGCGCTACAAGGGCGGGTACTTCCCCGTCGCCCCGATCGACCACTTCTCCGACCTGCGCGACGAGATGGTCGTGGAGCTGGAGAAGGCCGGCCTGACGGTCGAGCGCGCGCACCACGAGGTGGGCACCGCCGGCCAGGCCGAGATCAACTACAAGTTCGACACGCTGAAGAACGCCGGCGACCAGCTGCTGCTCTTCAAGTACATCATCAAGAACGTGGCGCTGCGCAACGGTCACACCGTGACCTTCATGCCCAAGCCGCTGTTCGGCGACAACGGCTCAGGCATGCACTGCCACCAGTCGCTGTGGAAGGACGGCGAGCCGCTCTTCTACGACGAGAAGGGCTACGGCGGTCTGTCGGACCTGGCCCGCTGGTACATCGGCGGTCTGCTGCACCACGCGCCGTCGCTGCTGGCCTTCACGAACCCGACGGTGAACTCCTTCCACCGCCTGGTCCCCGGCTACGAGGCCCCGGTCAACCTGGTCTACTCGGCCCGCAACCGCTCGGCGTGCATCCGCATCCCGATCACGGGGAACTCCCCGAAGGCCAAGCGCATCGAGTTCCGCGTGCCGGACCCGTCGGCGAACCCGTACCTGGCGTTCGCGGCCCAGCTGATGGCGGGCCTGGACGGCATCAAGAACCGCATCGAGCCGGCGGACCCGGTCGACAAGGACCTGTACGAGCTCCCGCCCGAGGAGCACGCGAACATCAAGACGGTCCCCTACGACCTCGGTTCGGTGCTGGACGCGCTCGAGGCCGACCACGACTACCTCCTCGAGGGCGGCGTGTTCACCGCCGACCTCATCGAGACGTGGATCGACTACAAGCGCACCAACGAGATCGACCCGATCCGTCTGCGCCCGCACCCCCACGAGTTCGAGCTCTACTACGACATCTGA